The following coding sequences are from one Pigmentibacter sp. JX0631 window:
- a CDS encoding acyl-CoA thioesterase, protein MNYSDDIQERIHFSETRMIKCVFPDTTNHYNTLFGGTALNWMDEVAFITATRFSRKKMVTVSLDKTDFQKPIPAGTFADIYGIVTYVGTKSVKVEVKIYVEQMYTNKREVAVSGIFTMVAIDEKGKTTPVI, encoded by the coding sequence ATGAATTATTCTGATGACATTCAAGAAAGAATACATTTTTCAGAAACAAGGATGATAAAATGCGTATTTCCCGACACAACTAATCATTATAATACTTTATTTGGAGGAACTGCATTAAACTGGATGGATGAAGTTGCTTTTATCACTGCAACTCGTTTTTCAAGAAAAAAAATGGTTACTGTTTCTTTAGATAAAACTGATTTTCAAAAACCAATACCAGCTGGAACTTTTGCTGATATTTATGGAATTGTTACTTATGTTGGAACAAAAAGTGTAAAAGTTGAAGTTAAAATTTATGTTGAACAAATGTATACAAATAAAAGGGAAGTTGCAGTTAGTGGTATTTTTACAATGGTTGCTATCGATGAAAAAGGTAAAACGACTCCAGTAATTTAA